From the Phoenix dactylifera cultivar Barhee BC4 chromosome 10, palm_55x_up_171113_PBpolish2nd_filt_p, whole genome shotgun sequence genome, one window contains:
- the LOC120112195 gene encoding endo-1,4-beta-xylanase C-like: MQNFQNREAPPMPNPNFRSQDGPNPVPPPPPHSAMPPRDMPPMPNAQNAMPPRDMPPPPNRNFNTMPPNMGGMPNNYQSQMPPNPQSGYAPNSGPGYQGSQGYQGGSPGGGMPGGPGYQGGVHGYPGGNPGGGMPAGSGYQGGGPGYQGGNTGYQGGGPGYRGGSPAYQGGGPGYEQGGSGYQGGSPNNQQGGPAYQEGTPAYQGRDMPGRDYQ, from the coding sequence ATGCAGAACTTCCAAAACAGAGAAGCACCTCCTATGCCAAACCCAAACTTCCGAAGCCAGGATGGTCCGAACCCTGTGCCACCACCTCCGCCACATAGTGCCATGCCACCCAGGGACATGCCTCCAATGCCTAATGCACAGAACGCCATGCCTCCTAGAGACATGCCTCCGCCGCCTAATCGTAACTTCAATACCATGCCTCCTAACATGGGTGGTATGCCCAACAATTACCAGAGCCAAATGCCTCCTAACCCTCAGAGCGGCTATGCGCCAAACAGTGGACCTGGCTATCAAGGAAGCCAGGGCTATCAAGGAGGCAGTCCTGGTGGCGGCATGCCTGGTGGCCCTGGTTATCAAGGAGGCGTCCATGGGTATCCAGGGGGTAATCCTGGGGGTGGGATGCCAGCAGGCTCTGGTTATCAGGGAGGTGGTCCAGGCTATCAAGGAGGCAACACTGGTTATCAAGGAGGGGGGCCTGGCTATCGGGGAGGCAGTCCAGCTTATCAAGGGGGTGGCCCTGGTTACGAGCAAGGTGGATCCGGTTATCAAGGAGGCAGCCCTAACAATCAGCAGGGTGGACCTGCTTATCAAGAAGGCACACCAGCTTATCAAGGCAGAGACATGCCTGGAAGAGATTATCAATAG